A region of Diospyros lotus cultivar Yz01 chromosome 3, ASM1463336v1, whole genome shotgun sequence DNA encodes the following proteins:
- the LOC127798339 gene encoding uncharacterized protein LOC127798339, producing MFTSEEWTNSRFAKETRGKQPAQTVLQESFWKNILFALKVSGPLVKVLRVVDNEDKLAMPYIYEAMDRAKEAIAKSFDEESKYEKIFEIIDERWNVQLHRPLHAAGYYLNPAFFYSNESIREDNEVIEGLYACIERLVPTAEVQDKLSKELSFYKNSEGLFGKQICIRGRNQLSLVEWWSQFGTGTPNLQKFAMKICSLTCSSSGCVRNWSIFEHVSISILLVILSIN from the exons ATGTTCACTTCAGAAGAGTGGACTAACTCTAGATTTGCAAAGGAAACACGAGGTAAGCAACCAGCTCAAACAGTGCTCCAGGAatcattttggaaaaatattctttttgctcTCAAGGTGTCTGGGCCTCTTGTCAAGGTGCTTAGAGTGGTGGATAATGAGGACAAACTTGCTATGCCTTATATTTATGAGGCTATGGATAGGGCAAAAgaagccattgcaaaatcttttgATGAAGAGAGCAAATacgagaaaatatttgaaatcattGATGAGAGATGGAATGTTCAATTGCATCGTCCTTTACATGCAGCTGGATATTATTTGAATCCAGCATTTTTTTACTCAAATGAAAGTATTAGAGAAGACAACGAGGTTATTGAAGGGTTGTATGCTTGCATAGAGAGACTGGTTCCCACTGCAGAAGTGCAAGACAAACTTTCGAAGGAGTTGAGCTTTTATAAGAATTCTGAAGGGTTATTTGGCAAACAAATATGTATTAGAGGAAGGAATCAATTATCACTAG TTGAATGGTGGTCTCAATTTGGTACTGGAACCCCTAATTTGCAAAAGTTTGCCATGAAGATTTGTAGTCTCACTTGTAGCTCTTCAGGTTGTGTAAGAAATTGGAGTATCTTTGAGCATGTAAGCATTTCAATCTTATTAGTAATATTAAGTATTAACTAG